The Pasteurella multocida genome contains a region encoding:
- the pntA gene encoding Re/Si-specific NAD(P)(+) transhydrogenase subunit alpha, with amino-acid sequence MLIGVPRELLDNESRVAATPKTVQQILKLGFEVIVEHHAGFKASFEDQAFAEAGAKIGSAQEVWQSDIIFKVNAPTDSEIALIKEGATLVSFIWPAQNPDLMEKLSAKKITVLAMDAVPRISRAQSLDALSSMANIAGYRAVVEAAHEFGSFFTGQITAAGKVPPAKVLVIGAGVAGLAAIGAANSLGAIVRAFDSRPEVKEQVESMGASFLEIDFQEEGGSGDGYAKVMSEEFNRRALALYAEQAKEVDIIITTALIPGKPAPRLISKEMVASMKPGSVIVDLAAATGGNCELSKAGEVVVTDNQVKIIGYTDLPSRLPTQSSQLYGTNLVNLLKLLCKEKDGKISIDFDDVVLRGVTVIRDGEVTWPAPPIQVSAQPQKVKATPVEKKEVKAVDPRKKYGAMAVAALLFMALASVAPAAFLSHFTVFVLACVVGYYVVWNVSHALHTPLMSVTNAISGIIIVGALLQIAQGNFFISILAFIAILVASINIFGGFKVTQRMLAMFRKD; translated from the coding sequence ATGTTAATTGGTGTACCTAGAGAACTGCTTGATAATGAAAGTCGTGTGGCGGCAACGCCAAAAACGGTACAACAAATCTTAAAGCTGGGCTTTGAGGTCATTGTTGAACATCATGCCGGTTTTAAAGCGAGTTTTGAAGATCAAGCATTTGCAGAAGCAGGCGCCAAAATTGGCTCAGCGCAGGAAGTTTGGCAGTCAGATATCATTTTTAAAGTGAATGCGCCAACGGATAGCGAAATCGCACTGATAAAAGAAGGGGCGACTTTGGTGAGCTTTATTTGGCCGGCACAAAATCCAGACTTAATGGAAAAATTGTCAGCGAAAAAAATTACTGTATTAGCCATGGATGCGGTACCACGTATTTCACGAGCACAATCGTTAGATGCGTTAAGTTCGATGGCAAATATTGCAGGGTATCGTGCAGTAGTGGAAGCAGCGCATGAATTTGGCAGTTTTTTCACGGGGCAGATTACCGCAGCAGGTAAAGTGCCACCGGCGAAAGTGCTTGTGATTGGTGCTGGGGTAGCTGGCTTAGCAGCGATTGGTGCAGCAAACAGTTTAGGTGCGATCGTACGTGCCTTTGACTCGCGTCCCGAAGTGAAAGAACAAGTGGAAAGTATGGGCGCAAGTTTCCTTGAAATTGATTTCCAAGAAGAAGGTGGCAGTGGCGATGGCTATGCGAAAGTCATGTCAGAAGAATTTAATCGCCGTGCGCTAGCACTTTATGCGGAACAAGCCAAGGAAGTTGATATTATTATCACTACCGCTTTAATTCCGGGTAAACCCGCGCCACGTTTGATTAGCAAAGAAATGGTAGCATCCATGAAACCGGGTTCGGTGATTGTGGATTTAGCCGCAGCGACAGGCGGTAACTGTGAGTTGTCAAAAGCAGGCGAAGTCGTAGTGACCGATAATCAAGTGAAAATCATTGGTTACACCGATTTACCAAGCCGCTTACCAACACAGTCCTCTCAATTGTATGGCACCAACCTTGTGAACTTGCTTAAATTGTTATGTAAAGAAAAAGACGGCAAGATCAGTATTGATTTCGATGATGTAGTATTACGCGGTGTAACGGTGATTCGTGACGGTGAGGTGACTTGGCCTGCACCACCTATCCAAGTGTCTGCCCAGCCACAAAAAGTGAAAGCCACACCGGTAGAGAAAAAAGAAGTAAAAGCGGTCGATCCGCGTAAAAAATACGGTGCGATGGCAGTGGCAGCGTTGTTGTTTATGGCGTTGGCATCTGTGGCACCTGCTGCATTCTTATCGCACTTCACTGTGTTTGTATTAGCCTGTGTAGTCGGCTATTATGTGGTGTGGAACGTTAGCCATGCGTTGCATACACCGTTAATGTCAGTCACAAATGCTATTTCAGGCATTATTATTGTCGGCGCGTTGTTACAAATTGCGCAAGGCAATTTCTTTATTAGTATTCTTGCATTTATTGCAATTTTAGTCGCAAGTATCAATATCTTTGGGGGCTTTAAAGTGACCCAACGGATGCTTGCTATGTTTAGAAAAGATTAA
- the sfsA gene encoding DNA/RNA nuclease SfsA, which produces MQLPPLQSATLIRRYKRFLADVQLDNGEMLTIHCANTGAMTGCGEAGDIVWYSHSDSQTRKYPHSWELTELKNGNMVCINTHRSNQLTLEALQNKQIKALAMYEQILPEVKYGEENSRIDFLLKGDGLPDCYVEVKSVTLVKNTIGMFPDAVTTRGQKHLRELIAMKKRGHRAVVFFAGLHNGFDCFKVAEYIDPEYDKLLQEAIQEGVEVYAYAGKFDFSDKKPTALSLTHCVPYIGKK; this is translated from the coding sequence ATGCAACTTCCTCCCCTTCAATCCGCGACACTGATTCGTCGCTACAAACGTTTTCTCGCAGATGTACAACTTGATAATGGTGAGATGCTAACCATTCATTGTGCAAATACCGGTGCCATGACAGGTTGTGGTGAAGCAGGAGATATTGTTTGGTATTCACATTCCGATAGTCAAACACGTAAATACCCACATTCTTGGGAATTAACCGAGCTAAAAAATGGCAATATGGTCTGTATTAATACTCATCGCTCTAATCAACTCACTTTAGAAGCACTGCAAAATAAACAAATTAAAGCATTGGCGATGTATGAACAGATCCTACCAGAAGTGAAATATGGTGAGGAAAATAGCCGAATTGATTTTTTACTCAAAGGCGATGGATTACCCGATTGTTATGTAGAAGTGAAATCTGTCACCTTAGTAAAAAACACGATTGGCATGTTCCCTGATGCCGTCACTACACGAGGACAAAAACATTTACGCGAATTAATAGCAATGAAAAAACGAGGACATCGTGCCGTAGTCTTTTTTGCGGGCTTACACAATGGTTTTGATTGTTTTAAAGTGGCAGAATATATTGACCCAGAATACGACAAGTTGCTACAAGAGGCGATACAAGAAGGCGTAGAGGTGTATGCCTATGCAGGTAAATTTGATTTTTCTGATAAAAAACCAACCGCACTTTCTCTCACCCATTGTGTGCCTTATATCGGTAAAAAGTAA
- the tyrS gene encoding tyrosine--tRNA ligase encodes MTEINTVLAELKRGVDEILSEADLIEKLKENRPLRVKLGADPTAPDIHLGHTVVLNKLRQFQQFGHEVIFLIGDFTGMVGDPSGKNTTRPPLSRDDVLRNAETYKQQIYKILDPQKTRIVFNSSWLGELGTEGMIRLTSNYTVARMLERDDFKKRFSNNQPIAIHEFIYPLLQGYDSVALDADIELGGTDQKFNLLVGRELQKSAGQKPQVAITLPLLVGLDGEKKMSKSLGNYIGVAESPTEMFGKVMSISDELMWDWYDLLSFRPLTEIAQLKQEVENGRNPRDIKVLLAKEIIARFHSEADAEAAEQEFINRFQKGAMPEDMPELTFEGEMGLANLLKEAGLVASTSEANRMVQQGGVKIDGEKVEDAKLVIKASTAVYQVGKRKFARVTVK; translated from the coding sequence ATGACGGAGATAAATACGGTTCTTGCTGAACTTAAACGTGGTGTAGATGAAATTCTTTCAGAAGCGGACTTAATTGAAAAACTAAAAGAAAACCGCCCTTTACGCGTAAAATTAGGTGCTGATCCAACAGCCCCTGATATCCATTTAGGACACACCGTCGTATTAAATAAATTACGTCAATTTCAACAATTTGGTCATGAAGTCATTTTCTTAATTGGTGACTTTACCGGTATGGTTGGTGACCCATCTGGCAAGAATACTACTCGCCCACCACTCAGTCGTGACGATGTCTTACGCAATGCCGAAACCTACAAGCAACAAATCTATAAGATTTTAGATCCACAAAAAACCCGTATTGTGTTTAACTCAAGCTGGTTAGGCGAATTAGGGACAGAAGGCATGATTCGTTTAACCTCAAATTACACCGTTGCACGTATGTTAGAACGTGATGATTTCAAAAAACGTTTTAGCAACAACCAGCCTATCGCGATTCATGAATTTATCTATCCTTTATTGCAAGGTTATGACTCTGTGGCATTAGATGCCGATATCGAATTAGGTGGAACAGACCAAAAATTCAATCTTTTAGTCGGACGTGAATTACAAAAATCGGCGGGTCAAAAACCGCAAGTTGCCATCACGTTACCACTACTTGTAGGCTTAGACGGTGAGAAAAAAATGTCGAAGTCACTGGGTAATTACATTGGTGTTGCAGAAAGCCCGACAGAAATGTTTGGTAAAGTGATGTCAATTTCTGATGAGCTCATGTGGGATTGGTATGACTTACTGTCTTTCCGCCCATTAACCGAAATCGCCCAATTAAAACAAGAGGTTGAAAACGGACGTAACCCACGTGATATCAAAGTGTTACTTGCCAAAGAAATCATTGCTCGTTTCCATAGTGAAGCTGACGCAGAAGCTGCAGAACAAGAATTTATTAATCGTTTCCAAAAAGGCGCAATGCCTGAAGATATGCCTGAATTGACCTTTGAAGGAGAAATGGGCTTAGCAAACTTGTTAAAAGAAGCGGGATTAGTCGCCTCAACCTCTGAAGCAAACCGGATGGTGCAACAAGGTGGCGTGAAAATTGACGGTGAAAAAGTCGAAGATGCCAAATTAGTTATCAAAGCAAGTACCGCCGTTTATCAAGTAGGTAAACGTAAGTTTGCGCGTGTGACAGTGAAGTAA
- a CDS encoding TonB-dependent receptor: protein MRQFEKRILEGLELQGRYDQGNFFADLGISYNIRNKFCDKESAIINNDFSIRGNNIHPVCVNGGNANGYLKNTILPKYSITSNLGMRLLDEKLELGTRLVYHTNVKDTRNKSLFEAGFPGYSNVPRWTPVFLVDAYINYQVNEHLLLTLSGTNLTDRYYLDPMTRSSMPAPGRTVKFGLTAKF, encoded by the coding sequence ATGCGCCAATTTGAAAAACGTATTTTAGAGGGGCTAGAATTACAAGGGCGTTATGACCAAGGCAACTTCTTTGCGGATTTAGGCATTAGCTACAATATCCGCAATAAATTCTGTGATAAAGAGTCGGCTATTATTAATAACGACTTCTCTATTCGGGGAAATAATATCCACCCTGTTTGTGTGAATGGCGGTAATGCCAATGGTTACTTAAAAAATACCATTTTGCCGAAATACAGCATCACTTCAAATTTAGGTATGCGTTTATTGGATGAAAAATTGGAGCTAGGTACTCGCTTGGTTTATCACACCAATGTTAAAGATACACGCAATAAATCTTTATTTGAGGCTGGCTTCCCTGGGTATAGCAATGTACCTCGTTGGACCCCAGTATTCTTAGTAGATGCGTATATTAATTATCAAGTCAATGAGCATTTGTTGCTCACCTTATCTGGAACAAACTTAACAGATCGTTATTATCTTGATCCGATGACAAGGTCTTCCATGCCTGCGCCAGGTCGTACGGTAAAATTTGGTTTAACCGCAAAATTCTAG